A window of Phragmites australis chromosome 2, lpPhrAust1.1, whole genome shotgun sequence genomic DNA:
tgcatcgtttaagcacatTCGTTAGCACTATTTAATTAAGCACGTTTCAgtactaccacatatccaaATAGGGTAAGGATGAGCCAAGTATCATAAGTGGCCACGTTTATTTGACTCATGTGCCTATTATGTGAGCGAGAGGACTTGTAAGAGGCACCTAAGGTTACTCCAAGAGTACACCTAGGTGACCTCCATAGACTTGGGCATGGGAACAAATGTTCGGGGTGAGTACGTGAATGGTTGTCATGGGAATCATCACTTGCAACCGACGGGTTGTATGGAGAATGGtcttgtgtcgtgtgggtaaagatatactCTCCTGTgggggtgtaaaatcaattttaatTACCGCACTCATAGTTATGAGCAAGCTTAATGTTTATTAGATGCCATCGTAGAATTCCATTtagtattggtggtatggtggTCATCTGTGGGAGAAGGTGAGGTGTTTCAGTTATGCTCTATGTTGAGATAACCATATTGATatgttggttatggttatgttcTTATGGTCAGCCTAGGATAGTCCAAATCTTAGGATATGTAGGTactcacatgtttatgtcattAAAGTGCCTTTCGCATAATTCAACTTAACTTTATGGCATATTCTTTGCTAATTTATCCAAATGTATTATCCTTATAGTCGAAAATATATATGCTCATACgagtaagacttgcgagtaccttcgtactcactctACTTTGTTGATTATTTTGCAGAAAAAGTTTAGAAGACAgctacactactacaaaataggtCTTATATGTCAATCCATTACTACGGTTCCTTACAAGCTGAAAGTGATGgtgtatcactactggttcgtaTCAAAGACCAATACTAAAAGTCTATTCGAAAAGAACCACCAGTGAtaattgactatcactgccggttctagccatgaaatgacagtgatagtatcattgTTAGTCCTCCTTATGAACCGACGGTaaaacttgactatcactgctagttctagCCATGGACCGGTATTGATAAGCATCATTGCTGGTCCATGttacgaactggcagtgataatggatgatcgcttatcttaaaaaaattataattttttcatacgaagtcagatgatgacaaactttatatgaaaattgtacccCTTAACGAGATATACtaatttgtagttgaaaactttttaatttgagatcatttaaatgACCAAATAATCATAATAATGTTTCAGAAAACAAGGATCAAAAGGAAAGCATATCCaattgttatcactagtacttctgtggtgagATGTTAAGGATGTTTCGCGTGAGCTGAGAGGTCCTGTgttcgagtgccacgaaccaCACACGCGAGAAAAATTACGTGACTTGTGAGATCGGGGGAGGGGTGTGCCTGGTTGGACcaaatttttttgctttttttgttcaaaaaaaattgattcaGGGAGCAACTAAGCATTGAGCAACTACATACTCTCAGTTACATCTAAGCATTgagggcaagcttcaccttttcttttactctgcctTGACAAGTTACCAAGTGctggtagatcattgatggtgatgaataacatggcatgtagggtgaaATATTCTCACTTGTACTAATCCCAAACTTCAACACCTTCAGGCCAGAGTGTTTgaagatcatccaccaaaggcctAAGGTATATATCTATGTCATTGCTAGGTTGCCTCAAACCAAGAATTAAGGTTggcaacataatgtatttttgttttttacaaagccaaggtgaaatttgtagatagacagtacaACATAGTAGGtgttatgtgaggtactcatgttaccgaatggttTTATGCCATCTGTGCTTATAGGAAacctactattttttaattcttcagcgaaccaaccaaatgtgtaATCAATGATTTACCACTGAGTTGAATCTACAGGGTGCCATATCATTGTGTCATTCTTACAACCCTCCTTGTGCCACAGCAATTGGGACTCCTTTTCGTTCGTGAACAAACGCTTCAAACGgggaattatagaaaaataccatatcaccttcctaggagtcccttttctcttgctgccttcctccatgtcaccaccgtcatttctacgcttgtatTGATGGTTTTCACAAATAGCACATTGATCCAGGTTTGCATACTTTCCACGAGACATGACACAATCCtccttatatgcatgtattttttatatttccaatcccaaaggacaaGTTATCTTCGCGACGTAGATGGTCTTAGGCACCTTGTTCCCCTTTAGTAGCATGTCATTTAGCAAATACAACAATGCTTTGAAAGTCCGATCATACCAACGAtaggttgccttcaattgcaaaaGCGTAAGCACCACAAACATCagcgtgtatttctccttacagtCAGGATAAAATAGTGTCTTTGAGTTTCGCACCAGTTTTAGAACTTGacaactcaccatcactatacttaTCATGCCCCTCAGCATCGCACACCATTTGGTTTATATTCTCCACCAAATCTATGTAGTCATCATTAAATACTAATATGTTTACGTCCCTGAGATAATTATCCATATCACCGGCTGGCGGTAGTTCTTGATCCATACTGTCGTCAGGGAGGACCTAATACATTTCCTCTTCATTAAGGCATTCCTCGTCGTGTTTGTTCGAaatgtgatatctctctttgaatccacgccttaacaagtgatcatatacattgtcaggttttgggaacttcttctcattcttacaATCATAACATGGACACCACATTACCGTTTTACCCCGACCTTCCCATATTCTCCACTACAGCTCtcatgaaagacttcaccccgctcaTATACTCGTTAAAAATACGGCAAttaaggtacatccaacttcggcCAGTCatctacaaattaaaaaaaatagtcattATTAATTGAAACGACAAAGTACATACActtgaataagtataaaaattctaactaaatttaactaaattaatccaatttcttatctaaggcgaaggatcctagctagctactttcataggcaaagataggtcctaatttCATCCGAGGATGCCCGAGTAGGTTTCTATACTCTTctatggttctagagaaaatgtTGGCAGCATCTCTCcgttgttctccaaatacacgtctcaacAATGAGctaagagggtgtgtatccagagaacaaTAGAGAGATGATACCGAAATTCTTTCTAGAGCCATATaagagcacaaaaacctactaATCATATCACATATCCTCAAACTATCCAAAGTTCCTAAACAATTcagagcatcttcttataaatatgatgagttatcaagtcatatttataatcaaacattccCGAATGGGAGACGTAGATTACGCAAACTAGGCTCACTTTTAGGAATGTAATTAACATAATTGTATCATAAACATATCAAGATTTGCACCTAATATCACCATaatagcaacataatttcactTTTAAGAATATAATAGCACTATAATTGTACCATAAACATATCAAGATTCTACTCAAACCCTACATTCTAgaaaataggagcaagaggaggaggaaaggggatgcaaaccttcaaagatcaaggggacaatccacatgtatcaagatttggaagaaagagcaaaattattgattccaactcaaaccctataAGCcaccatatatgagcaagaggaggagaggggaggcaaaccttcaaatgtTATGGGACAATCCCAACTttaaatcaccaagatttgatTGGTCTTTAATAGAATCGCAAAAAAATCATTCATTTGCTAAGCAGCCGACGGACAGACACTATCTAGTTGTGTTGCTCAGTATAGTAAACAtcacttattagtgatgggtgataaagacacccatcactaatgactacatTATTAATGATAGGTGTCCtcgtaacccatcactaatggcgCTGGTCTCAAccccatcactaattacttttacattagtgacagattcCTCATTTACCCGTCACTAACAAGTGGCTCCGGCAATGAATTAACCGTCTGGGGCTATATTTAGTGACATGTACCCTCTCTAACCGTCACTAATTATATTAGTGGTGGACTTTTATGTGACCtgtcactactatctttagtgatgAATTATTCCCTTACCATCACTAATTACaccttattagtgacggattttgACCGGGTCCTAACTCaagccacacattagtgacgggtcatcactGAACCCGTCAATAATCATATATCAGTTACAGATTCTAATTgatcgtcactaatgatatgtctACTTTGATGTTTTCTTATGTAGTGACTACTGTCGCCGGTCCCGAGCTCCACCATAGTATCCAGGATTGTATCCATTGTCAATGTAACCACCGCCGCCAGCACCACCCTGTCTGGCATACCCACCATTGTAATTATAGTATCCTTGTCTTGGTGGCATGGACCCTCTGCCACTACCTTGCCCCTATCTGCGGCCACCTCCGGACGGCGGTGGCATATCAAAACCATGACCACCATCGTCGTTGCTTTGGTTCTCGGCCGCACGACCACCTCCATAAGATGGTACCACACCAGATCCACCGCAGCCCACCTGACCCATCTTGGTCAGAATCCGATCACCACGAACGTTGCACTTCGCAGCACACATGACGTCTACGTACGAGCTAAGTGGTGAGAGCAATTGGCGTTGGTTTCGTCAACTTTACTTAGCTTAGTTGGTTAAGATTATTAGGGTGAAATCGTCCATTTTAGTTTGAGTCTAAGACTTTATATAGGagttcctattttcttaagatTTAATCTCAAAAGAAGTAGTGCATGTATATGTAGATGCGTTTGGTTATGAAAGCATGTCTTTACGTTACATGAGGTTATACTTTTAATCTTCTTTAAATATATGCTATGACCCATTTATATGGGTGTATGAGTATAAGTATAATATGTGTTTGTACTTCCGACTTGtggttaaaaaaaaaggaattagCGTTGGTTTTAGCGTTTCTAGTCCCAGTTTTTGCGAACAAAAACGCTAGACCCTCCGGCGGGCAATAACGCACTCCGTGATATCTGAAACAGACGGCCCATTGATACCAAACCCCCATCGATCGAATTCGACTGAGCCGATTTCTCTGGGTCAGCCCTATTCACAGTACCAGCTAATCCTGAGCCGTTGCGAGTTACCGCATGCAGGAGCTAAGCCAGAGACTGTCGCATCGTTTGAATTTTGAAGCAACGGCTCCACTGTCGTCTCCAACTGACCCATCGCCATGGCGACTGCCACAGCTCGAACGTTGCGTCTGTCTCCGATGACTCCCGGCGGCGCTTTCGCAAATGAAGGCTCCGAATGAAACCCAATTCCTCTTGAACGTAGATCTTTAACCCTGGCATCACCAAGCGTCCTCGGAGGTGGTAATGGTCCTGTCCATGGCTTGGGCCGATGCCGCACCACTGCATTGACAATCCTTTTGGCCGAAGAACACCGGCGATCTGTACCTGCAAAAGAGCCAGACGACTGTGACTCATTTTGTCCCGATGAAGTGGGCTCTGCGGCAGAGGCGATCGACATTGTCGTTCATGGCTAACGTCGCTGGCGGTGGTGTCAGCTCGTTGGTACATGAGTGGCCTATATACATAGGCAGTAGTGTGCAAGAGCTAGCGGAGGCATGCATGGCTCAACGAATGCCAGGCCGGACCTTCGCGGGAAATTGCCGTGGCCCAACAGATATCGGAGGTGGCGAACAGAAGCGCGGTGTGTAGCGTACCACAACTATTTTTACTGACCCAGTTCAAACGGTCGTCAgatctcaaaaaagaaagatcaaCTAGGAACTCACCCACCGTGAAACTGAACTCTAGCCTCCTTTGACCAGCTAGGAAACCAAATGTCAGACGAATGGGACAACTCAGTGGCTTGCCACCAGCAAGTTCCTGGGGGGAAACTGCGACCATCTCACACTCCCACCGATTACGATTAAGGTAGGTGCTGTCTCCTCCAGATTATGAAACAATCTCATCGTCTACTCTTGTGCGATTACGATTATGACCAAGAGGGAGGAATGAAATCACCACCAACCGGAAGGGTTTACAAAATCCATCTACCATGAAAATCGTTCAAAATTCGATGAGAATTCACTtaaaattcactcgatcaaatttgtaaatcggAGAAAAAATCCGATCGAATTGATATTTGGTAATCGCttgatttgaataaaaaatgatTGAATTGTACCAAAAACCGACCCAATTTTCCGCATTAACTGTATTTCGAACGATTTTGTTGAAAACCGGTTGAATTTACCGATTTACCGAGCGCCTTTCTCAAATTTCATTGAAGtttaaggaaaataaaaaaatcataaaaaatcacaaaaatcagaataaaatagaaacaaatggTATGAGATTTACTAAGTTTTGTTTAATCATACCATCTACGCCATGTATATATCATACATAGGGGGAAATTATCCTGCCCTTATCCCTTAGAGATGGGCCGAAACGGGTCGTTTGCACTGTGTATTCGGTCTGTTTTGGTCTTTTCTATTTTTCGGTCTTTTTTTGAACTATCAATGTTTAAGAACACATTTCCTGATggaaatgatattttttaaaaatatttttcacatacttttagaattgtctctaggtTTTTacggaatttttttatttgttcaaatctaatttgaattttttgaattcaaatacgAAAACCAGTCTCATTTCAAATTTTTATCCCACCGGATCGACCGATATTCGCAATATTCGAGCGATTTTCGACGCATTTTTTGAAACCTGACAACCGGTCGAGTATAAATGCATCTCCTCAGCGATTGGAGGGCATCCCAAAGGGTAAGGAAGTGGTACGTCCGCTACCGACTCGTCAGTCGTCTCCCTCGCCCGCAAACTGCAGCCGCGTCCGAACCAAACGCGTCAAATCCTTCCCTCCCCGTGCCCGTGCCCGTGCCCACCCCAAGCTTCACAAACCGAACCACGACGCTTGCCTCGCCCCGCCTGCCACTTACCTGACGCGGGCTGCGGTTCCTCGTCTCGTCGGCGGCGGCCGTGGAGCAGACATGGAGGTCGAGTACCATGAGGTGAGCGGAGTTGGCTCCGCACATTGCGCTGGTCGCCGAGTTCCTCCTTGGTTTTCTTGTCTTCTTACTGCCCTCCTTCTTTTCTGGGGGTGGTTTCTTCCCTGCGCGTCGCGTCGACCGCCGCCATGAGCAGGAGTACGTGAGGAACTCGAGAGGGGTGCAGCTCTTCACCTGCGGCTGGCTGCCCGTCGCCACGTCGCCCAAGGCGCTCGTCTTCCTCTGCCACGGTACGTACGCGCCATCATCGCATCCTGCCGCACAACACGTCTGATCAGTTCTTGCTGGACTCGAAAGCAACATTGAGTTGaggttttctttctcttttcgtTGATTTGCGCTGCTCTTGTTGTTCATTGTGTTCGTTCGTGTTGCTTGCTTGCTTCAGGTTACGGCATGGAATGCAGTGGCTTCATGAAAGGTAACACCTGCCAACCACTTGATCCAGCTTATCGTGTTTAATTTGTTTGCTTCCTTTTTAATGTGTCTTAAAAAAGAATTGACAGAAACAGTAAACATCTAGCGGTTGAAGAGATTATCGGTTTGCCCCCTTTATCTTGCCAACCTTTTCTAGTATCCTCTTTGGCACTTGTCGAACAAATTAAAAACAAAAGGGGAACTCTGTATCCACCAAATGTACGTGCCCCATGTAAGTggataaataaaagaaaaggcatgcaTGTACAGAACTCGAACGAACTGTAGTCATAAAAAGTATGATATTCTccattgttttaaaaaaaagcatggtattctctctctttttattagGAATTAAAGAAGATGCCTGCCTTGGAAAATCTTGCCCTCCTGGCCACCGCCAGCCAATAAGAGCCCGTTTAGTTGTTCTTATGGTTCAGTCTAGCCAGCTGAGTTTAGCCAGATTGGGAAAATGTAATTGGTTctgtttagttggttgtataTGTTTAACCTGACTGAGAATAAATTGTTTTTGTTGCCCGTATGAGTATATGTTTCATGAGGTTCAAACAAAttaaaacatgcacaaattaaTTGTGCagtatttggatgaatttgtgtatatttaaatttgttttaattcaaattaaattaaaaggagaatatcacatgaaatggtaaaaatgcatataaatggagcattaaaaaaactcactttttcaccaaataacctaggttagaaacatttttataaattagtagatcacatgataagaatattagtgaatttccccagatttttggaatttatttgaggaaagaaactcactttttcactaaataacctaggttgaaaatatttttataattagtacatcatatgataaaaatattagtaaatttccTTGAtatttggaaatttatttgaggcaaaaaaaattgctagaagttataaacgGAGGCTTCTTTGGAGaacttttattaaatattggcttagtctttttggatcaaatcaattaaaatgggttactgGTGCTCTAGTTTTCAcatgaaaatgtttagaataTTTAGACCACTCTTTTACTACTAGAtatcgagagttaaatgagaaaACATACGTAAGTACACTCCGGTTGTTGCATCCGCCGGGCCTGACTCGCCAGAAACGGTTCTCATTCTTGTTTCCAGCAAGCCTAGCCCGAGTGCTCCAGCTGCATGATCGAAGCCTGGCTCAAGCACTCGACTAGGCAACCGAACACGCAGAGTTACATCTGCTCGGCCTGGCCGAGCGCTCGACCAGctaccaaacacaccctaaaagTAGTGTAAAGTGCTGATCTGCAAGACATCGGTACCATTCTAAAACATACGTAGTACATTGagaaaccaaaataacaacaataGAAGTACTACTCCCTCATATTCCAAATACAAGTGTATTGAGACATCAACACGATCTCCAATATTacactttgatcattaatatctataaaaatatcttATTTCAATtagaaagagttatatattataaatatatttttcattatGAATCTCGTAATATCAATCTtatattgtcaatatatatgGCTATTTAGCTATTGACACGGTcaaagataaaaataataatttagcACAAACTTAAATGGTTTATATTTGAGATTGGAGAGAGTACCATTTATTTACAAAGGAGGTATATATTGACTTGGCAGCTGTTCTGATTGCTAGTTTCAGCTCAAGGAACCTTTCCCGTTTGGGTTCAGTGCCATATACACGCAGTGACGAATATAGAGGAGTTTGGTTGGAGGCTCATCCATCTCTGTCCCTCCctcatcttctttctcttcctcgTCTTCTTTCTCTCTACTCCTTCCAAAAAAATTGTTGGGGGTcgctggatccgcccctgtgTACACGTCTAACACCGCGAGCTCTTAGCTCAAAAGTAGCAGTGTAATCCGTGACTGAATGCATCATGGTCCATGGATGATGAGCGAGTATACATCAAGCAAGGATTCTCACCATTTGGTAGACGCTGTTGATGAGGCACCGCCTACTTATGCAAAGCAGACGCATTTCATAGCTAGCAATCTGTTCGTGCAACCAGAACCAGGACTGGCCAGTCCTTGTCAAGATCCAGACTCCAAAACCGCACTCGGTTCCTCTCTCGCCGTAGTTAGAATCGGATCGGAGTCCCTTtccccgccgccggcgagggACACCTCTACTACGGGTCAGCTGCCGCACCAACCGCGGCAATATTTCCTTGGCTTCGCACCATATGAGGCTGAATCAACCAAGTCGTATGAACATGGTAGCGAGCGGCGATTGATTAGAGTATGGTTAAGGGTTTTCCTTCAGAGTCTAGATTCTCGTTACGAAGAGATTCTCGTTTCCTTTATTATTTTAACAGTTTTCCTTCACGATTCGTGTCACAAAGGAATTCTCAAGATTATTTCTTTcaggacaggattctctctcattttccttcgcAATTCCCCTTGAAgagaagttgttggagataagagaaaataaaagaaatgagaaCGGAAAAATGAATCGAAAAGGAGacaaaatgaaaagaatattgtTGGAGATAATCTTAGACATTTAGAGCTGTGGACGAGCATCTATAAGCTTAGGAGCGGTGGGGGTAGGGCTTGATGGCGCCGAGCCTTCATTGCGTGCAGGTTGCAGGGAATGAGGGATGGATGAATGGATGCACACAGGCAGGGAAAAAACCAGTCGAAAACCGGTGAAAAATCCAGTTTACCAGGTTAATGGTGGATTTCGGTACAGAAATTTATCATGTTTAttagaattttatttaaatttcttTAAATTGTATCTGGTATATCTAATAAATCGTACCGGTAAtctcaataaattttatttacccgTAAAAATACCTTGCACATTGTGCGTGCACGGATCAAACATAGGACAGTTCTCGATACTTGGCCGGGCTCATTTATAGTGGATTATTAATGGCGTCATTAACTTAGGCCTTACTATTACTACTACCACCACCACTCACCACCGTGCTGCTGCCCACTTACCATGTTTGGAGTTTGGACTAGTTTTGGGCTCCCCTGCATTGCAGCTGCAGCGGCAGCGGCCTCTTAAAAAAATACTTGAATTTTTCAGCAACGTCAAATTAGCCTtgtaaaagttttttttttttgaatgctTAGGGTCAGAATTCAGTTCAAATTTTGCATAATGCTGCCGTCGAGTTCATTTGGCTTGATTTTCTATGAACTTGGACGAACTTTCCAGTCGAATGTTAGGCTCAGTTGAGTTACTGTTCGTCCTTGAAGAATTTCCGTATGGAAAATTAAACCTGCACGTTCCCTATGTAATCGATCCATGCATTTGCAACATACCATTGTTACTGTCTTTGGATGCACGAGCGCTGCGTTGCAACGCGGGcaggaaagagaaagaagaatgtCTACGTTCGGACGGAATGGCGAGCGGTGTCGCGATCAAATGATCCTAATGCACGGATGGTCGTTGAATGCAGCGTGCGGCGTccggctggcggcggcggggtaCGGCGTGTTCGGAATGGACTACGAGGGGCACGGCAAGTCCATGGGCGCCCGCTGCTACATCCTCAGCTTCCGCCGCCTCGTCGACGACTGCCACCGCTTCTTCAAGTCCATCTGCGGCACGTGAGGGCCATTGTCTCCATGCACGCACGCACCGTGCCTCGTTCAGTTCTTCAGCTGTAGCATGCACGCATCATGGCAGAAGGCTTACATGGGACGTCTCATGCTTGCAGACCTTGAGGAGTACCGGAGCAAGAGCCGGTTCCTGTACGGCGAGTCCATGGGCGGCGCCGTGGCGCTGCTGCTGCACAGGAAGGACCCCGCCTTCTGGGACGGCGCCGTCCTCGTCGCGCCGATGTGCAAGGTACGCCAAGAGAGACACGACGCTACATTGCTACTGCTTGCCTGAATCTTTCGTCATTGTCTGAAGTCTGAGCTGAAAACTGATcatgttgtgtttttttttggtgaaaacGAAATTCAGATATCGGAGAAGGTGAAGCCGCGCCAGCTGGTGATCGCGCTCCTGACGCAGGTGGAGGACGTGATCCCCAAGTGGAAGATCGTCCCCACCAAGGACGTCATCGACGCCGCCTTCAAGGACCCCGTCAAGCGCGAAAAGGTCCGTCAAACCCcaactctttcttcttcttcttcagaagcCCGTCAAGCGGACGGCCCGGCGTGTCCGGCAAACGCAAAGCAGCTCAAGCTGACCTGGTTGCTTCTGCCATGGAAAGCAGATCAGGAGGAACAAGCTGATCTACCAGGACAAGCCACGGCTCAAGACTGCGCTGGAGATGCTCAGGACCAGCATGTACATAGAAGACAGCTTGTCGCAGGTACGCTTTCAACACAGTCAGGCATCAGTTTGTAAGGTTACGGTTCAGATCCAATGGCAAATCCTGTCAATTACAACTCAACGCTGGCTCTGAACTCTGCGCATGTGAAGCTGCCGTTCTTCGTCCTGCACGGCGAGGCCGTCACGGTGACCGACCCGGAGGTGAGCCGCGCGCTGTACGAGCACGCGGCCAGCACGGACAAGACCATCAAGCTCTACACGGGGATGTGGCACGGCCTCACCGCCGGCGAGCCCGACGAGAACGTGGAGGCCATCTTCGCCGACATCGTCGCCTGGCTCAACGAGCGCAGCCGCAGCTGGACGCTGGAGGACCGCCTCAGGAAGCTGATCGTGGTGGCGCCTGGCAAGTTCATCGACGGCGACAACGGTGCTGACGGTGAAGGACAGGTTCAAGGCCGTCCACAGCGGCGGCGTCGTGGCTTCCTCTGCGGGCTCACTGGCCGGACTCATCACCACTCTGAAATGTAGGATGTGAAAGATAGAATTACCAGCCCCGATCAGATGTGCACCTGCTTCAACAATGGCGAATAAGGAAGTGGCGATGTGTAATATAGAAGTTGTAAGCATTGTCGAGTGATATGTGATCAATCATTCGCTTCCCTCCACTGCAGTGAACATTTACTCTGTAAATAAATCTTTTGTTCCATTGCAGTTTGACACTCATGCTGAAGCGTATCTAAGCTTATAACGCTATGACCTCAATATATTATTACCATCACAAATTATCCGTCAACAATCCTATTATTGAATGTTACAGCTAAAAAGGAAATAATAACATTACAGCAATGCCAAGATATCTTAGCAACATTCCAATATTTCCCTAAGAACTGTGTATATAGCCATGACCTTTTGTCCGTATAGTGTAGAGAAGCCAAAGAGCATACCACCAAAACTGTCCAAATCTTATGCTTTCTTCCTCCCATTTTTGTATCAAGTGATCATACAAATTGAACAGATGTGTCGCTTTGACATGTTGAGGACTTGCGGATTAAGAGAGGCCACCAGCTGCCTCAGTGGATTCTTCCTGGTCCCCGAAGATACGTGTGCGGAAGTCAGTGACCATGAGGGGAAGGCCCTCGTGTAGAGGAACCTTGGGCTCCCAGCCAAGGAGCTCTTTGGCGCGAGTGATGTCGGGCTTGCGCTTGTGTGGATCATCTGCAGTGTTTGGACGGAACTCAATGTGTGCTTCTGGGTCAATGGTGTCCTGGACCACCTTAGCCAGCTCCAGCATGGTGAACTCGCCGGGATTACCCAGGTTAAATGGTCCAATGTGCTCCCCTTCCATCAGCTTCATCAGCCCTTCCACCTGCGAAAAGTATCACATCAGTATAGGATGCAGAAGTATATCACCCACATAATCAGTGAAATTAGACAGTAGAACTATGACATATCCTCATCGTCAACCACGGTTTGTCTTAGCGAGAAACCACTAACATACTGATCTTCAGCAGATCACAAATATGCAATCCATCTCAGAGCAACAAGCATGGGGCATACAGCATATGAATCATTTCAAGGATGCTATTAACATGTGAGATGCCAACATTGTGCAGATAGTTCTCTTGTATGCTGAAGAGTCTATGCAAATAAGTTAGGCCACTAATATGACATAAAAGTGTAAATGACAGGACTCAAGGAATTTTGGTTGACAGATTTGTTCAAATGTTTCTTTT
This region includes:
- the LOC133900505 gene encoding caffeoylshikimate esterase-like encodes the protein MEVEYHEEYVRNSRGVQLFTCGWLPVATSPKALVFLCHGYGMECSGFMKACGVRLAAAGYGVFGMDYEGHGKSMGARCYILSFRRLVDDCHRFFKSICDLEEYRSKSRFLYGESMGGAVALLLHRKDPAFWDGAVLVAPMCKISEKVKPRQLVIALLTQVEDVIPKWKIVPTKDVIDAAFKDPVKREKIRRNKLIYQDKPRLKTALEMLRTSMYIEDSLSQLPFFVLHGEAVTVTDPEVSRALYEHAASTDKTIKLYTGMWHGLTAGEPDENVEAIFADIVAWLNERSRSWTLEDRLRKLIVVAPGKFIDGDNGADGEGQVQGRPQRRRRGFLCGLTGRTHHHSEM